In a genomic window of Pseudomonas sp. TH06:
- the thrH gene encoding bifunctional phosphoserine phosphatase/homoserine phosphotransferase ThrH gives MEIACLDLEGVLVPEIWIAFAEKTGIESLKATTRDIPDYDVLMKQRLRILDEHGLKLSDIQEVIATLKPLDGAVEFVNWLRERFQVVILSDTFYEFSQPLMRQLGFPTLLCHRLITDETGRVTSYQLRQKDPKRQSVLAFKSLYYRVIAAGDSYNDTTMLGEADAGILFHAPDNVIREFPQFPAVHTFAELKQEFLKASSRELSL, from the coding sequence GTGGAAATTGCTTGCCTGGATCTTGAAGGGGTGTTGGTGCCGGAAATCTGGATCGCTTTCGCCGAAAAAACCGGAATCGAATCCCTCAAAGCCACCACTCGGGACATTCCCGATTACGACGTGCTGATGAAGCAGCGTCTGCGCATCCTCGATGAGCATGGCTTGAAGCTGTCGGATATTCAGGAGGTGATCGCCACGCTGAAGCCGCTGGACGGCGCGGTGGAGTTCGTCAACTGGCTGCGCGAACGCTTTCAGGTGGTGATTCTGTCGGACACCTTCTATGAGTTCTCCCAGCCGTTGATGCGTCAACTGGGCTTCCCGACGCTGCTTTGCCATCGCCTGATCACGGATGAAACCGGGCGGGTGACCAGCTATCAATTGCGTCAGAAAGACCCGAAACGTCAGTCGGTTCTGGCGTTCAAAAGTCTTTACTACCGGGTAATTGCGGCGGGCGACTCATATAACGACACGACGATGCTGGGCGAAGCGGACGCGGGGATTCTGTTCCATGCGCCGGACAATGTGATTCGCGAGTTCCCGCAATTCCCTGCCGTGCACACCTTTGCCGAGTTGAAGCAGGAATTCTTGAAAGCTTCTAGTAGAGAGTTGAGTTTGTAG
- a CDS encoding phosphoadenylyl-sulfate reductase translates to MSATFDVVELATTYANKSAQDILKLAFAEFGDDLWISFSGAEDVVLVDMAWKLNKNVKVFSLDTGRLHPETYRFIDQVREHYKIDIELVSPDYTKLEPFVKEKGLFSFYKDGHGECCGIRKIEPLRRKLSGVKAWATGQRRDQSPGTRSAVAVMEIDTAFSTPERTLYKFNPLAQMSSEEIWGYIRMLELPYNSLHERGFISIGCEPCTRPVLPNQHEREGRWWWEEATQKECGLHAGNIISKA, encoded by the coding sequence ATGAGTGCAACGTTCGACGTCGTGGAACTCGCCACGACCTATGCCAATAAATCCGCGCAAGACATCCTCAAACTCGCTTTCGCCGAGTTCGGCGATGACTTGTGGATATCTTTCAGCGGCGCCGAGGATGTGGTGCTGGTGGACATGGCCTGGAAGCTGAACAAAAACGTCAAGGTGTTCAGCCTCGACACCGGTCGCCTGCACCCGGAGACCTACCGTTTCATCGATCAGGTGCGTGAGCACTACAAGATCGACATCGAACTGGTGTCGCCGGACTACACGAAGCTGGAACCGTTCGTGAAGGAAAAAGGCCTGTTCAGTTTCTACAAGGACGGCCACGGCGAATGCTGCGGCATCCGCAAGATCGAACCGCTGCGCCGCAAGTTGTCCGGCGTCAAAGCCTGGGCCACCGGCCAGCGCCGCGACCAGAGTCCAGGCACGCGCAGCGCGGTGGCGGTAATGGAAATCGACACCGCGTTCTCTACGCCTGAGCGCACCCTGTACAAGTTCAACCCGCTGGCGCAGATGAGCAGCGAAGAGATCTGGGGTTACATCCGCATGCTTGAGCTGCCGTACAACAGCCTGCATGAGCGCGGTTTTATCAGCATTGGCTGCGAACCGTGCACCCGCCCGGTCCTGCCGAACCAGCACGAGCGCGAAGGCCGCTGGTGGTGGGAAGAAGCGACGCAGAAAGAATGCGGGCTGCATGCCGGTAATATCATCAGCAAGGCGTAA